In Myxococcus stipitatus, the following are encoded in one genomic region:
- a CDS encoding aminotransferase class I/II-fold pyridoxal phosphate-dependent enzyme — protein MLDFTSALYLGLVHASRTLEPWEQLTLGAPAVLEEPACVARTERDLAELVGCERALLARSTLHVFWDVFSALEGRRVSLFWDDGAYPVAKWGIEVMAARGVPARGFHHHSPESLARRLRSSGQGRRPVVVCDGWCPGCGELAPLDAYLRVVRAHGGLLIVDDTQAVGVLGRRQRGMAQGVGGGGSLRWHGLEGPDLVWCGSLAKALGVPMAAVAGDARWMARIEARGETRVHCSPPSVADLHAARRALLINRREGDVLRRALALRVAHFREQLRRAGLSSTGGLFPVQRMRIPLGVDSRRVHERLRRGGVRTVLQRSRCGPDVSVSFIVTTRHDTPELTHAVELLAEALHDEQHERTRHERVA, from the coding sequence GTGCTCGACTTCACCTCCGCGCTCTACCTGGGGCTGGTGCATGCCAGCCGGACGCTCGAGCCCTGGGAGCAGCTCACCCTGGGCGCGCCCGCCGTCCTGGAGGAACCCGCCTGCGTGGCGAGGACGGAGCGCGACCTCGCGGAGTTGGTGGGCTGTGAGCGCGCGCTGTTGGCCCGGTCCACGCTGCATGTGTTCTGGGATGTGTTCAGCGCGTTGGAGGGGCGCCGCGTCTCGCTGTTCTGGGACGACGGCGCCTATCCGGTGGCGAAGTGGGGCATCGAGGTGATGGCGGCGCGCGGTGTTCCCGCGCGTGGGTTCCACCACCACTCCCCCGAGAGCCTGGCGCGGAGGCTCCGCTCATCGGGGCAGGGCCGCAGGCCCGTGGTGGTCTGCGATGGCTGGTGTCCAGGATGCGGCGAACTGGCGCCGCTCGATGCGTACCTGCGCGTGGTCCGCGCGCATGGGGGGCTGCTCATCGTCGATGACACCCAGGCCGTGGGTGTGCTGGGGCGAAGGCAGCGGGGCATGGCCCAGGGCGTGGGTGGAGGGGGCTCGCTGCGATGGCATGGGCTCGAGGGGCCGGACCTCGTGTGGTGTGGCTCCTTGGCCAAGGCGCTGGGGGTGCCCATGGCGGCCGTGGCGGGTGACGCCAGGTGGATGGCTCGCATCGAGGCTCGAGGCGAGACGCGGGTGCATTGCAGCCCGCCATCGGTCGCGGACCTTCATGCCGCGCGGCGGGCCCTCCTCATCAATCGCCGGGAGGGGGACGTGCTTCGCCGCGCGCTGGCCCTGCGGGTGGCGCACTTTCGCGAACAGCTGCGACGGGCGGGGCTGAGCTCCACGGGCGGGCTGTTCCCCGTGCAGCGCATGCGGATTCCCCTCGGTGTGGACTCGCGCCGCGTCCATGAGCGGCTGCGTCGCGGGGGCGTTCGCACCGTGCTTCAGCGCTCGCGCTGTGGGCCGGACGTTTCGGTGAGCTTCATCGTCACCACCCGGCACGACACGCCGGAGCTGACTCACGCCGTGGAGCTTCTGGCCGAGGCCCTCCACGACGAACAACACGAGAGGACACGACATGAACGAGTGGCATGA